In the genome of Deinococcus sedimenti, the window CCCAGGTGCCGGGTGAGCCGCCTCCGAGCTGCATCCCGCTGGTGTTCACAAGTGAAAGTGAACAGAGTCCGGCGGACCGGACAGGCTAGGATGGACGTGGCATGGCCGACTCCTTCGCGCATGACCTTCTGCTGAACACCACGCGGTTTCTGCTGGCCCGGCAGGAGCCGGACAGCCTGTGCCGTGAGGGCCTGGCGTTCCTGGCCGAGCAGCTCGGCGCGACGCTGAGCATGCTGCACCTGCGGGAATCACAGGTGACGTACCGGCTGCACAGTCATGTCGGGACGCATCCGCTGCTGCACGTGCACGACCTTCAGATCATGGAGCCCGGCTGGGAGGCGCTGCTGCAGGCGGGCGCGTGGATCAGCACGCCCGTTCCGGCGCCGCACTGGTCCGGCCCGGAGGAACGCAACTACGCGCGGCTGGGCGCGCGGCACCTGGTGAATTTCGGGCTGTACAGCGGCCCGCAGCTCATCGGGACGGTGAACCTGTTGTTCGCGGAGGCCCGCCCGGACCTGTCGGACCTGGAGGTGCTGGGCACGGTCGGCGCGCTGTGGGGCACCCTGCTGGCGCGCCTGCAGTCGCAGCGGGACCTGTCGGCGCGCGAGGCGATGCTGCGCACCATCACCGATCAGGGTGGGGACCTGCTCAGCATCGTGGATGCCAGCGGCGTGATCACGTACCAGAGCGCGGCGTCCGACGAACTGATCGGGTACCCGCCGGACATGCTGGTCGGGCGGACCTACGACGGCGCCGTGTACCGCGCGGACGTGCCGCGCGTCACGGCCGCGCTTCAGCAGTTGCGGGGCGTGCCGGGCGGCGCGGTGAACCTCACGTTCCGGATCCGGCATGCGAACGGGCAGCTGGTGTGGCTGGAGGCGAACGCCCGGAACCTGCTGCACGAGGAGCACGTGCGCGGTATGGTGATTCACATGCGGGACGTGACGGCGTCCATCGCCACGCAGCGGCACCTGGAGCGGCGCGTGCAGGACCTGACGCTGATGCACGACACGGTCCGGCAGCTGCAGCTGGGCCGCACCTCCGACGGGGTGGCCGAGCGGCTCGTGGACCTGATCCAGGGGCGGCTGGGGTACCCGCACGTGCAGGTGGGCCGCGTGCTGGCCGACGGCAGCGTGGAGGCCGTGGCGCGCGAGGGTGACGTGCGGGCCGCGCCCCTGACGCGGCTGCCGCCCGGCGCGGGGTTGATCGGCGCGTGCGTGCAGGCCCGGCAGACGCTATACGTGCCGGACGTGCTGACCGATCCGCGGTACGTGGCGCGGCACGCCGAGGTGCGCAGTGAGGTGATCGTGCCGGTGTGGGTCAGCGGGCAGCTGTGGGGCGTGCTGAACGTGGAGAGCCCGCGCCCCGACGCGTTCGACCGTGGGGATATCCAGGCGCTGGAGACCGTGGCGGCGCAGGCGGGGTCGGTGCTGGCGAACGTGAGCCTGCTGGATGATCTGCGGGCCAGCCGGGACGAGCTGCAGGCCGCGTACGACGAGACGCTGGCCGGCTGGGCCCGGGCGCTGGACCTGCGGGACCGGGAGACCGAGGGGCACTGTCAGCGCGTGACGGACCTGACGGTGGCCCTGGCCCGCCGGCTGGGGGTTCCGGAGGAGGACCTGGTGCATATCTGGCGCGGCGCGCTGCTGCACGACATCGGGAAGGTGGGCATCCCGGACGCGATCCTGCACAAGCCGGGCGCGCTGACTGAGGACGAGTGGCGGGTCATGCAGCTGCACCCGCAGATGGCGTTCGACGTGCTGCGGCCGGTGGCGTTCCTGCACGCGGCGCTAGACATCCCGTACGCGCATCACGAGCACTGGAACGGAGGCGGCTACCCGCGTGGCCTGCGCGGCGAGCAGATTCCGCTGGCCGCGCGGATTTTCAGTGTGGTCGACGTCTGGGACGCGCTGCGCAGCGACCGGCCGTACCGCCGGGCGTGGACGGCCGAGCGGGCGCTGGCGCACCTGCAGGAGCAGGCGGGGCGGCAGTTCGATCCGGTGGTCGTCCGGGCGTTCACGGCGCTGCTGGGCGAGCAGGGCGTGCAGGAGTCCGCGTGAACCGCGTCAACCTGCAGACGCTGCGTGAGGAACTCGAAGACCTGCGGCGGTCGGCGGACGAGGCGGCCAGCCCTACGGAGCGGGCCGGGCACCTGCGGGACGCGGCGTACCTGGCGATGGACCTGGGGGATCCGGCCCTGGCGATGACGCACGCGCTGGCCTGCCTGGAGGCGGCGAGGAGCACGACGGACCTGTCGCTGCAGGCGCGGGCGCACGTGACGATCGCGCTGGTCATGGGGGACGTGCATGACGACGTGGGGGCCGCGACCCACTTCCGGGAGGCCGAGGGTCTGGCGCGCAGCGCCCGTGACGCGCGCGGCGTGGCGGTCGTGAACGTCAACGCCGCGCACTACGACATGGAGCGGGCGCATTTTGCGAGCAGCACGCTGCGGCTGCTGACGCTGCTGCGCTCTCCGTACGCGTCGGCCCTGCATTTCGACGCGTTGCGGCTGGGCCTGGATCAGGTGTTCCACATCAACTTCACGCGGGGTGCGGCGAGCGCGCTGCTGGGCGTCGGGGTCGACGAGGGGGAACTGCAGCAGCAGCTGGAGGCGCGGCGGGACGAGGTGCAGGCGCAGCTGACGGAGTCGCAGGCGGCGCTGCAGCGGTTGCGTCGGGGCGAGGGCCGCCTGGCCAACACCCGCTGGCAGCCGGATGTGCTCGAGGCGCTGCTGGTGTACGCCCGGTTCGTGGGTGACGTCGCGCAGGCGCAGGCGCTGGCGGACGAGTGGGTTCAGCTGGCCACCGACTGGAACGTTCCAGCCCAGGTGGGACGGGCGCGGCTGGGCCGCGCGGCGCTGTGGGCGCAGACCGGACGCTGGCCGCAGGTGCGCGAGGACGCCGGGCGCGCCGCGCAGCTGTTCGGGGATGAGCACCCCAGCCGGGCGCTGGCCGCGCAGCAGCTGCTGGCGCAGGCGCACGCCGCGCAGGGGCAGTGGCAGGCGGCGTTCGAGGTGCAGCAGGCCCTGTCGACCCAGGCGGACCGGATCTACCGGGCGTTCATGCAGCAGAGTGCGCGCCTGCGCGTGATCGAGCGGCAGGCCATCGAGGCTGAGGTGCGGGCGGTGGCGTTCGCGGAGGCGGCGCTGCGCGATCCGCTGACCGGGATTCCCAACCGGGCCGGGGCGAAGCGGCGGCTGGATCACCTGTGTGCCGCGGCGCGGCGTGGACGGTCCGGGGCGGTGGCGCTGCTGGACATCGATCATTTCAAGAGCGTCAACGACCGGTTCGGGCACGCGGTGGGGGACGAGGTGCTGCGGCGGGTGGCGGGGACCGTGACGCGCGCGATCCGGGAGGTCGATCAGCTGGCCCGGTACGGCGGCGAGGAGTTCCTGCTGCTGCTGGAGGGCCTGCAGCTGCCGGAGGCGCGGCGCGCGTGCCAGCGGGTGGGGCAGCTGATCACCGAGATCGACTGGTCGGATGTCGCGCCGGGGCTGCGCGTGACCGCCAGTATCGGCGTGGCGATGATCGAGGCGGGCCTGAATCAGGAGCAGGTGCTGCGGCAGGCGGATGACGCCATGTACGCCGCGAAGGCGGCGGGGCGCAATACGGTGCGGGTGGCGGGCCTTCCGACCCACAGCGTGGACTGACCCGGTCGCCCCCGGAAGATTAAGGTCTGATGTTCTGCGCGTGCCCAGGCGCCTTTTTTCCGGACCGGCGCGCCTGAAAGCGCGGCGTAATGTCCGGCGGCGCAGCATGACCGCGTGAACGAACGCCGGGAATCCACGCAGGGGCTGATGACGGTCGCGGCCATCCTGCTCAGCAGCGCCCTGAATTACGGGTACACGCTGCTGCTGGGCCGCTGGCTGGACGGCGCGCAGTACGGGGCGTTCGCGTCGTTCACATCGCTGTTCATGCTGTCTGCCGCGCTGCCGATCGCGTTTCAGCAGGCCACGTCTCGCCGGGCGCGCGGCGCCAATACTGCGCCGGCCCTGCGGGCGGGTGGTCTGCTGGGCGGCGCCCTGCTGCTGCTCGCGCCGGTGGCGGCGCGGCCGCTGGGGCTGGAACCGGCGTGGCTGGTGGCCTTCGCCCTGACCGTCCCGCTCCTGGCGCTGCTGGGCGCGTGGCGCGGCGCAGCGGGACGGCCGCGCCGCCGCGTTCGGCCTGAGTCTGCTGGTCGAGCACGGCCTGAAGATGGCCCTGACCCTGCCGCTGCTGGCGGCGCTGCCCGGCGCGGCGGCGGCGGTGGCGGCCACGCTGCTGGGCATGCTGCTGGCGCTGCCGGTCGTCCGGCCGGTCCGGGCGGCGGACTCGGCGCCTGCGGACGCGCCGGAAGGCAAGCGGCTGCTGGCACTGGTGGCGGCCGCGCAGAGCGGGCTGCTGTACGGGGACGTACTGCTGGCCGGCGCCCTGCTCACGCCCGATCAGACCGGGGCATTCGCGGCGGCGGCGACCCTGGCCCGCGTGGTGTTCTTCGCGGGGTGGGCGGTGCAGGTCGCGGCGTTCCCGCTGGTGGCGCGACGGGCGGCGGCGGGCGAGCCGCTGCGGCCCCTGCTGCTGGGCGCGCTGGGCGCGACCGTACTGATCAGCGGGATTCCGGCGGCGCTGCTGGCGCTGGCGCCGGAGTGGTGCGCGCGCGTGGCGTTCGGCTCGGCGCTGCCCGGCGCGGCCGCGCTGCTGCCCGGCGCGGCGGTGGGAACGCTGCTGCTGACGGTGGCCGGCACGGGGCTCAATCACCTGCTGGCGTCGGGCGGGGTGGGCGCGCAGTGGTTCGTGGCGCGCGCCTACCTGTGGTCCGGGGCGGCGATGCTGCTGGCCGCGGCGCTGTTCGGTCACCTGCCTCTTCATCTGATGCTGATCGCGGCCCTGGGAAAAGGTACCCTGCTCCTGAGCGCCGCGTCCTCCCTCATCCCTCACCCCTGGAGGTCTACCCGTGTCGTATCCCGCGTTTGAGCAGTGGCGAGACGTACCGCTCGCCCGTGTGAGCCTGAGCATCGTCGTTCCCGCCTACAACGAGTCTGAACGGATCCTGCCGACCCTGGCGGCGTTCGCGGTGGCGGTCAGCGCCATGGGCGAATCCTGGGAACTGATCGTCAGTGACGACGGCAGCCGGGACGGCACGGCCGATCTGGTCGCGGGTCTGCCCTGG includes:
- a CDS encoding HD domain-containing phosphohydrolase, yielding MADSFAHDLLLNTTRFLLARQEPDSLCREGLAFLAEQLGATLSMLHLRESQVTYRLHSHVGTHPLLHVHDLQIMEPGWEALLQAGAWISTPVPAPHWSGPEERNYARLGARHLVNFGLYSGPQLIGTVNLLFAEARPDLSDLEVLGTVGALWGTLLARLQSQRDLSAREAMLRTITDQGGDLLSIVDASGVITYQSAASDELIGYPPDMLVGRTYDGAVYRADVPRVTAALQQLRGVPGGAVNLTFRIRHANGQLVWLEANARNLLHEEHVRGMVIHMRDVTASIATQRHLERRVQDLTLMHDTVRQLQLGRTSDGVAERLVDLIQGRLGYPHVQVGRVLADGSVEAVAREGDVRAAPLTRLPPGAGLIGACVQARQTLYVPDVLTDPRYVARHAEVRSEVIVPVWVSGQLWGVLNVESPRPDAFDRGDIQALETVAAQAGSVLANVSLLDDLRASRDELQAAYDETLAGWARALDLRDRETEGHCQRVTDLTVALARRLGVPEEDLVHIWRGALLHDIGKVGIPDAILHKPGALTEDEWRVMQLHPQMAFDVLRPVAFLHAALDIPYAHHEHWNGGGYPRGLRGEQIPLAARIFSVVDVWDALRSDRPYRRAWTAERALAHLQEQAGRQFDPVVVRAFTALLGEQGVQESA
- a CDS encoding GGDEF domain-containing protein, which encodes MNRVNLQTLREELEDLRRSADEAASPTERAGHLRDAAYLAMDLGDPALAMTHALACLEAARSTTDLSLQARAHVTIALVMGDVHDDVGAATHFREAEGLARSARDARGVAVVNVNAAHYDMERAHFASSTLRLLTLLRSPYASALHFDALRLGLDQVFHINFTRGAASALLGVGVDEGELQQQLEARRDEVQAQLTESQAALQRLRRGEGRLANTRWQPDVLEALLVYARFVGDVAQAQALADEWVQLATDWNVPAQVGRARLGRAALWAQTGRWPQVREDAGRAAQLFGDEHPSRALAAQQLLAQAHAAQGQWQAAFEVQQALSTQADRIYRAFMQQSARLRVIERQAIEAEVRAVAFAEAALRDPLTGIPNRAGAKRRLDHLCAAARRGRSGAVALLDIDHFKSVNDRFGHAVGDEVLRRVAGTVTRAIREVDQLARYGGEEFLLLLEGLQLPEARRACQRVGQLITEIDWSDVAPGLRVTASIGVAMIEAGLNQEQVLRQADDAMYAAKAAGRNTVRVAGLPTHSVD